Proteins encoded together in one Sandaracinaceae bacterium window:
- a CDS encoding purine-nucleoside phosphorylase — translation MSDHSPQMPRVRDAAAAVRAKSALTPRVALVLGSGLGGFADTLDDRDVVPYGEIPSMPVSKVVGHAGNLVLGRASGTPVVAMQGRVHLYEGHPVEDIVFGVRLMRELGAEAMIITNAAGGCGDGFEAGDLMLITDHLNLTGTNALLGPNEEAFGPRFPDMSQAYDPELGQMADAVAKAMGFGLQRGVYAGLLGPTYETPAEVRMLKGLGADAIGMSTVLEVIAARHMGMRVLGVSCITNLAAGISKVPLSHDEVTETATRVRAQFQGLIGGVLEKMSA, via the coding sequence ATGTCGGATCACTCCCCGCAGATGCCGCGCGTTCGAGACGCCGCGGCCGCCGTGCGCGCCAAGAGCGCGCTCACCCCGCGCGTGGCCCTCGTGCTCGGCTCCGGCCTCGGCGGGTTCGCCGACACGCTCGACGACCGCGACGTCGTCCCGTACGGCGAGATCCCCTCGATGCCCGTCTCGAAGGTGGTGGGCCACGCGGGCAACCTGGTGCTCGGGCGCGCGTCGGGCACCCCGGTGGTCGCGATGCAGGGCCGCGTGCATCTCTACGAGGGACACCCGGTCGAGGACATCGTCTTCGGCGTGCGCCTGATGCGGGAGCTGGGCGCGGAGGCGATGATCATCACCAACGCCGCGGGCGGCTGCGGCGACGGCTTCGAGGCCGGCGACCTCATGCTGATCACCGATCACCTCAACCTGACCGGGACCAACGCGCTGCTCGGGCCCAACGAGGAGGCCTTCGGGCCCCGCTTCCCCGACATGAGCCAGGCCTACGACCCCGAGCTGGGGCAGATGGCCGACGCCGTCGCGAAGGCCATGGGCTTCGGCCTCCAGCGCGGGGTGTACGCGGGCCTGCTCGGCCCGACCTACGAGACCCCGGCCGAGGTCCGCATGCTGAAGGGGCTCGGCGCCGACGCGATCGGCATGAGCACCGTGCTCGAGGTGATCGCGGCGCGGCACATGGGCATGCGCGTGCTCGGGGTCTCGTGCATCACCAACCTCGCGGCGGGCATCTCGAAGGTGCCCCTCAGCCACGACGAGGTCACGGAGACGGCCACGCGCGTGCGCGCGCAGTTCCAGGGCTTGATCGGCGGCGTCCTGGAGAAGATGTCCGCGTGA
- the rpmA gene encoding 50S ribosomal protein L27 produces the protein MAHKKGQGSSRNGRDSNPQYRGVKVFGGQEVSAGSILVRQVGSSFHAGQNVGQGKDFTLWARIDGVVKFERWGRDRKRIAVYPASTEATTDAQA, from the coding sequence ATGGCTCACAAAAAGGGACAGGGCTCGTCTCGGAACGGGCGCGACAGCAACCCCCAGTACCGCGGCGTCAAGGTCTTCGGTGGCCAGGAGGTCTCGGCCGGCAGCATTCTCGTGCGCCAGGTCGGCTCCTCGTTCCACGCGGGACAGAACGTCGGTCAGGGCAAGGACTTCACGCTCTGGGCGCGCATCGACGGCGTCGTCAAGTTCGAGCGCTGGGGCCGCGACCGCAAGCGCATCGCGGTCTACCCCGCCTCGACCGAGGCGACGACCGACGCGCAGGCCTGA
- the rplU gene encoding 50S ribosomal protein L21 yields MYAVIKTGGKQYRVSEGDRIRVEKLAGDVGTELTFDEVLMLGGDKVSVGAPLVSGASVKAKIVAQDRAKKVIVFKYKRRKNYRKKYGHRQPFTEIEITGVSA; encoded by the coding sequence ATGTACGCAGTGATCAAGACCGGCGGTAAGCAGTACCGCGTCTCCGAAGGTGACCGCATCCGGGTCGAGAAGCTCGCGGGCGACGTCGGCACCGAGCTCACCTTCGACGAAGTGCTCATGCTCGGTGGAGACAAGGTCTCCGTCGGCGCGCCGCTCGTCAGCGGCGCCAGCGTGAAGGCGAAGATCGTCGCGCAGGACCGCGCGAAGAAGGTCATCGTCTTCAAGTACAAGCGCCGCAAGAACTACCGCAAGAAGTACGGCCACCGGCAGCCGTTCACCGAGATCGAGATCACCGGCGTGAGCGCCTGA
- a CDS encoding tetratricopeptide repeat protein, whose translation MLVCPLCRLVLGDDETTCPRDGTEGATVEPVAVPASVRERFAIVEPFARGAAGDLYLADDQQTGRRGILKLLRRPEKTTPAERARLKRELVKQATLSHGVLSVPLATGDADDRPWIFREWHEGVSLRVRLARGGALPQQEAFAIAAQMASALDELHRAGLLHRDLKPGHVLLMPQPSGLPRVAVIDAGIAAKVDSGAAFDVMGSPGYCSPEQAKGKLVSFRSDLYALGCVLYEMLTGAPPFSGDTEALLEAHASQPPPTPTISLPAGVSTLLSQLMSKEARERPFSAQQVKRALAPFLPEDASSQREATQTFEKLQRAAPRRPASSGSGTLRPPRSIKKTTLGIAAAKSVPPPPPSARPSAGPPKASAPPPPPPSTAPPSARKNASVPPPTPSPARRHAKDATEELSAMDLADAEALLSGKKKPRPDRTEELSAVDLAQAEAITSPRTAATSVPPPPKTSRTILGMPAQGGSAPEVAPSVTSTKPGFGADEAPTALSAPPVHSPPPGASGPSTEPGFQDAPAEADVTSKRPALSSAPPPPPPISESGPTMPGPLDPPVSGTGPTMAGPLEPPVSATGPTMAGPLEPPVSGTGPTMAGPLETPAGTKPSAAVPWADASPASGAPIDSGDDGGGLDYDDLAETQAFDRDTEKAPGLLGKLDDYESRPDVAPASAPPPATAPASAPPPSVAVASAPVPSAAVPGEQVSAPTHSTAPTTQAEPVKIPGNRALPFLAVAAVAGICVLGTVATGLAVWLGGEDDPPIAMDAPAPPSAQPAPVPQPAPVAQPAVAQPAPVAQPVAAPADSPDEQSVEEPAEEPVEEPVTEEAEPAEEAAPEPAQRAAAREPAREARPARRSRREESRPSRTAPARSAPSGGNRMQQFQAARDEARDHFRARRFPQAAAAYERATRLNPRHAGSFAGLGAARIAARQPRQAIAAYQRAVALQPRNAAFHAALGQAYQQAGDGGRARAAYQRALAIDPSNAGARRGLSSL comes from the coding sequence ATGCTCGTCTGCCCGCTCTGTCGCCTCGTCCTCGGCGACGACGAAACCACCTGTCCCCGCGATGGGACTGAAGGCGCCACCGTCGAGCCGGTCGCGGTGCCCGCGTCCGTGCGCGAGCGCTTCGCGATCGTGGAGCCTTTCGCGCGAGGGGCGGCCGGCGACCTCTACCTCGCCGACGATCAGCAGACCGGCCGGCGCGGCATCCTCAAGCTGCTCCGGCGGCCCGAGAAGACGACGCCGGCGGAGCGCGCTCGGCTGAAGCGCGAGCTGGTCAAGCAGGCGACCCTGAGCCACGGCGTGCTCTCCGTGCCGCTGGCCACCGGGGACGCGGACGACCGACCCTGGATCTTCCGCGAGTGGCACGAGGGCGTCTCGCTCCGCGTCCGGCTCGCGCGAGGAGGAGCCCTTCCGCAGCAGGAGGCGTTCGCGATCGCCGCGCAGATGGCGTCGGCGCTGGACGAGCTGCATCGCGCGGGGCTGCTCCACCGGGACCTCAAGCCCGGCCACGTCCTGCTCATGCCCCAGCCCTCCGGCCTGCCGCGTGTCGCCGTGATCGACGCCGGGATCGCCGCGAAGGTGGACTCGGGCGCGGCCTTCGACGTGATGGGCAGCCCGGGCTACTGCTCGCCGGAGCAGGCCAAGGGAAAGCTCGTGAGCTTCCGGAGCGATCTCTACGCGCTCGGCTGCGTGCTCTACGAGATGCTCACCGGCGCGCCGCCGTTCTCCGGCGACACCGAGGCGCTGCTCGAGGCGCACGCGAGCCAGCCCCCGCCGACGCCGACGATCTCGCTCCCGGCCGGGGTCTCCACGCTCCTCTCGCAGCTGATGAGCAAGGAGGCGCGCGAGCGACCCTTCTCGGCCCAGCAGGTGAAGCGCGCGCTCGCGCCGTTCTTGCCCGAGGACGCCAGCAGCCAGCGCGAGGCGACGCAGACCTTCGAGAAGCTGCAGCGGGCGGCGCCGCGGCGACCGGCCAGCTCCGGCTCGGGCACGCTGCGCCCGCCTCGCTCGATCAAGAAGACCACGCTGGGCATCGCGGCCGCCAAGAGCGTGCCGCCGCCTCCGCCGAGCGCGAGGCCCAGCGCGGGACCGCCGAAGGCGAGCGCGCCGCCGCCGCCTCCCCCGAGCACCGCGCCTCCGAGCGCACGCAAGAACGCCAGCGTGCCGCCGCCGACGCCCAGCCCGGCGAGGCGACACGCGAAGGACGCGACCGAAGAGCTGTCGGCGATGGATCTCGCGGACGCCGAGGCGCTGCTGTCGGGCAAGAAGAAGCCGCGCCCGGACCGGACCGAGGAGCTGTCTGCGGTCGATCTGGCGCAGGCCGAGGCGATCACCTCGCCCCGGACGGCGGCGACCAGCGTGCCCCCGCCGCCCAAGACCTCGCGGACGATCCTGGGCATGCCGGCTCAGGGCGGCTCGGCTCCGGAGGTCGCGCCGAGCGTGACCAGCACGAAGCCCGGCTTCGGGGCCGACGAGGCGCCGACCGCGCTCTCCGCCCCGCCCGTGCATTCGCCGCCGCCGGGCGCCAGCGGGCCCTCGACGGAGCCCGGGTTCCAGGACGCGCCCGCCGAGGCCGACGTCACCTCGAAGCGGCCCGCGCTCTCCTCCGCGCCGCCGCCTCCGCCGCCCATCTCCGAGAGCGGGCCGACGATGCCGGGCCCGCTCGATCCGCCGGTGTCCGGGACGGGCCCCACGATGGCGGGGCCGCTCGAGCCGCCCGTGTCCGCGACGGGGCCGACGATGGCGGGGCCGCTGGAGCCTCCGGTGTCCGGGACGGGGCCGACGATGGCGGGCCCGCTCGAGACGCCCGCGGGGACCAAGCCTTCGGCCGCCGTGCCCTGGGCCGACGCGAGCCCGGCGTCCGGCGCGCCGATCGACAGCGGGGATGACGGGGGCGGGCTCGACTACGACGACCTCGCCGAGACCCAGGCGTTCGACCGCGACACGGAGAAGGCGCCCGGGCTGCTGGGCAAGCTCGACGACTACGAGTCTCGTCCCGACGTGGCGCCTGCGAGCGCGCCGCCTCCGGCCACGGCGCCTGCCAGCGCCCCGCCCCCCTCGGTGGCGGTGGCGAGCGCGCCTGTTCCCTCCGCGGCTGTGCCCGGGGAGCAGGTCTCGGCCCCGACCCACTCGACCGCGCCGACCACGCAGGCCGAGCCGGTCAAGATCCCCGGCAACCGAGCCCTGCCGTTCCTGGCCGTCGCCGCGGTCGCGGGGATCTGCGTGCTCGGCACGGTGGCCACGGGGCTGGCGGTGTGGCTGGGCGGCGAGGACGACCCGCCGATCGCCATGGACGCGCCGGCGCCGCCGTCTGCGCAGCCGGCCCCCGTCCCGCAGCCGGCCCCCGTCGCGCAGCCGGCCGTCGCGCAGCCGGCCCCCGTCGCGCAGCCGGTGGCCGCGCCCGCGGATTCGCCCGATGAGCAGTCGGTCGAGGAGCCGGCCGAGGAGCCCGTCGAGGAGCCGGTCACAGAGGAGGCCGAGCCCGCCGAAGAGGCGGCGCCCGAGCCGGCCCAGCGTGCCGCCGCGCGCGAGCCCGCCCGCGAGGCGCGCCCCGCCCGTCGCAGTCGACGCGAGGAGAGTCGCCCGAGCCGCACCGCTCCGGCGCGCTCGGCCCCGTCCGGGGGCAATCGCATGCAGCAGTTCCAGGCCGCGCGCGACGAGGCTCGGGACCACTTCCGCGCGCGCCGCTTCCCGCAGGCCGCGGCCGCCTACGAGCGCGCCACCCGCCTCAACCCGCGCCACGCAGGCAGCTTCGCCGGCCTCGGCGCGGCCCGGATCGCGGCCCGACAGCCCCGTCAGGCGATCGCGGCCTACCAGCGCGCGGTCGCCCTGCAGCCGCGCAACGCCGCGTTCCACGCCGCGCTCGGGCAGGCCTACCAGCAGGCGGGCGATGGCGGTCGCGCCCGCGCCGCCTACCAGCGCGCGTTGGCCATCGATCCGAGCAACGCCGGCGCGCGGCGCGGTCTCTCGTCGCTCTGA
- a CDS encoding MopE-related protein has product MQRTVLMALSALVVLSSVWVSGCRVRVRRPRAAVTVQATTPPPPTATATISVNTPAAGAGVTIVDGYCNPNQPEVCNGLDDNCNGVIDEGCGYSTGNIQITLAWGTGADLDLYVTDPMGYTISYQNRQSPSGGHLDQDARGACNRRQADNTVENVYFDSPQPPSGQYVIDVHYWGDCGVAGTTQATMSIAVGGQILGAYNVTLNPRDRQRVASFMMP; this is encoded by the coding sequence ATGCAACGAACCGTCTTGATGGCCCTGTCCGCCCTCGTCGTCCTTTCCAGCGTATGGGTGAGCGGCTGCCGCGTTCGCGTGCGGCGACCGCGCGCCGCCGTCACCGTGCAAGCCACCACCCCGCCGCCGCCCACCGCCACCGCCACCATCAGCGTGAACACGCCAGCCGCCGGAGCGGGTGTCACCATCGTCGATGGGTACTGCAACCCGAACCAGCCCGAGGTCTGCAACGGCCTCGATGACAACTGCAACGGCGTCATCGACGAGGGCTGCGGCTACTCGACCGGCAACATCCAGATCACGCTGGCCTGGGGCACGGGCGCCGACCTCGACCTCTACGTGACCGATCCGATGGGCTACACCATCAGCTACCAGAACCGTCAGAGCCCGAGCGGCGGTCACCTCGACCAGGACGCCCGCGGCGCCTGCAACCGCCGACAGGCGGACAACACGGTCGAGAACGTGTACTTCGACTCGCCGCAGCCGCCGTCGGGGCAGTACGTCATCGACGTGCACTACTGGGGCGACTGCGGCGTGGCCGGCACCACGCAGGCGACGATGTCGATCGCGGTCGGCGGCCAGATCCTCGGCGCCTACAACGTGACGCTGAACCCGCGCGATCGGCAGCGCGTGGCCAGCTTCATGATGCCCTAG
- a CDS encoding cytidine deaminase, protein MSQPDEQTVDWDALEAAARAVREEAYAPYSGYRVGAALLGESGRVYVGTNVENASYGLSLCAERGAVSQAVAAGERAFAALVVVTKGEKAAAPCGMCRQVLAELPPPFPVLCVSVDGDRLETSVEALLPHAFGPGYLA, encoded by the coding sequence GTGAGCCAACCCGACGAACAGACGGTGGACTGGGACGCCCTCGAGGCGGCCGCGCGCGCGGTGCGCGAGGAGGCGTACGCGCCCTACAGCGGCTATCGCGTCGGCGCGGCGCTGCTCGGCGAGAGCGGTCGGGTCTACGTCGGGACGAACGTCGAGAACGCCAGCTATGGGCTCTCGCTCTGCGCGGAGCGCGGCGCGGTCAGCCAGGCCGTGGCGGCCGGAGAGCGGGCGTTCGCCGCGCTGGTGGTGGTGACGAAGGGCGAGAAGGCGGCGGCGCCGTGCGGCATGTGCCGGCAGGTGCTGGCCGAGCTGCCCCCGCCCTTCCCCGTCCTGTGCGTGAGCGTGGACGGGGATCGCCTGGAGACGAGCGTCGAGGCGCTCCTCCCGCACGCCTTCGGCCCGGGGTACCTCGCGTGA